In one Gopherus evgoodei ecotype Sinaloan lineage chromosome 1, rGopEvg1_v1.p, whole genome shotgun sequence genomic region, the following are encoded:
- the LOC115647925 gene encoding olfactory receptor 52E2-like, whose protein sequence is MSESNKTDFTNPSTFILLGIPGLEAAHIWISIPFCAMYAIAVLGNFTILFIVKREPSLHVPMFYFLCMLAVTDLVMSISTLPKMLSIFWFNSREISFSACLTQMYFVHSLSGMESGMLVAMAFDRYMAICNPLRYSTTLTNSVVAKIGLGAVLRSGILALPYPFLVRRLPYCRTNVIPHFFCQHIAVMKLACADIHISSYYRLFDLLFVIGMDGCFIAVSYIQILRAIFRLPTKDTWLKTFGTCISHLCAISALYITDVFSSLMFRFDHNSHVVSRDLLKVMTIGAHVEKEEEVAI, encoded by the exons ATGTCAGAATCTAACAAAAccgacttcaccaacccctccaccttcatcctactTGGCATTCCTGGCCTAGAGGCAGCCCATATCTGGATCTCCATTCCCTTCTGCGCTATGTACGCCATAGCCGtgttggggaacttcaccatcctgttcattgtgaagagggagcccagcctccatgtgcccatgttctatttcctctgcatgctggctgtcaccgACCTGGTCATGTCCATATCCACCCTAccaaaaatgctgagcatcttctggttcaattccagggagatcagtttcagtgcctgcctcacccagatgtatttTGTTCACTCCCTCTCAGGGATGGAGTCTGGAATGCTCGTGGCCATGGCCTTTGATCGCTACATGGCCATCTGCAATCCTCTGAGATATTCAACGACCCTGACAAACTCTGTTGTGGCCAAGATAGGCCTGGGCGCGGTGCTGCGCAGTGGCATACTCGCATTGCCCTATCCCTTCCTGGTCAGGCGGttgccatattgcagaaccaacgtCATCCCACACTTTTTTTGTCAGCATATAGCAGTGATGAAACTGGCCTGCGCTGACATCCACATTAGTAGTTACTATAGACTGTTTGATCTTCTCTTTGTGATTGGAATGGATGGATGTTTTATCGCCGTGTCCTATATtcagatcctccgggccatcttccgcctccccacaaaggatacCTGGCTCAAAACTTTTGGGACTTGCATCTCTCATCTTTGTGCCATCTCAGCTTTGTACATCACAGATGTATTCTCCTCCCTCATGTTCCGATTTGACCATAAT agccatgtagtctccAGGGATCTGCTCAAGGTAATGaccattggtgcccacgtggagaaggaggaagaggtagCGATCTGA